DNA from Tachysurus vachellii isolate PV-2020 chromosome 22, HZAU_Pvac_v1, whole genome shotgun sequence:
GACGGAGAAGATCAGGTTCTTGGAGCTGGCCGCCTGCAGGCTGGTGCAGACGATGTTGCGCGTGGTGCTGCAGAGTGGCAAGCTCATGGTGGCGTTGAGCATCAGCCCCGCGTCCGTCTCCAGCAGACGCAGCAGCCCTGCGGTAACGCGCTCAGATCCAGCCAACAGTCGGCGCAGGTCGAAGCTCTGACGCTGCTGGAAGACGCGCTGCAGCTGAGGCAGAGTGAGCAGACTCAGGATCTGATAGTAGACGTAGTGCAGCTCTCTCCACAGCTCACCGTCTGACTGACCCgtgcgagacacacacaccaacaccagtGGACTCTTACGCAGGAACACTACACGGAAACCGTctgaagagggaaaaaaaacaccaaagcaTTAACGCATAAACTGAGTATcgttatttttattacagcttTATGTCCTTATTACATATCAATCTGAAGGGAACTCAACAAAAcctaaaactgaataaaaaataatctttttctTATTTCCTCTCACAAGTTGCTCGATCCTGACCTATGGACAAGCTCCTGAGGCTGCAGAGCTGAAAATACTGTTTATACTGAGATAAAAGAGGGATTTTTAAGTAAACTCTGTAATTCTACGGTTTAATACTGCTGATTAAATCTCAGTAAGCAGTGAAACGTGCCAATGACCTGCATGGATGGAGAGTATGACGTTCTTAGAGGCTTCTACGAAGGACACCAGCGCCATCAAGACCCCCATGGTGGTGGAGAGCGCCTCCTCTGAGCCGTAGCGTGTGTAAATGGGCTTCCCGGCTTCACTCAGGACGAACACGTGCTTCTTGTGCAAACGCCACGTTTCGCTCGTCACGTCTTCCTCCTTCTCCCGCACTACTGCCTGCACTTCCTGCTTCGGCTCCTCCTCACCTTCACCTTCTCCTCCCCCTTCTGCTCCATCTTCTTTGTCTTCTCCTCGCTGctgttcttcctctttctcctccacctcctcgGTCTCAGCGCTCCGGCTGCCAGTCAGCTCCACGTCAGCCGTCAGGTCCTCGAAAGACTGCGTGTGAACGAACATGGCACGCTCCTGACTCGCACCTGAGAAACACAAACGCACAGAAAGTTTATAAAACTCATTCTGCTTGTCCAAACAGATGCCTGAATATTTCTCCAGCGACCGTCTCACCGGGCTCCGTCCCTTCCACCAGCCCCGGAGTGGGACTCTCCGATCTACTGTTGGGAAGATACCCCACCGGTGCCAGGCTTCCGTTTGGAGTGTCCCACGTCACTCCTTTACTGTGGACGTCGGCCGCCATGCTGAAAACCTCACAGGGAGAGAATACTCAATCTGTCCTGATGGTGTGAAGGACCAAACTCAACAATCACTGaattagaaacacacacacacacacacacacacacacacacacacaaacacacacaggcacacacacaggcacacaaacacacacaggcacacaaacacacacaggcacacaaacagTTAATAAATACTGCAGATATgcaaagtgtttaaaaaataataatccatgGATCAAGTTAAGAGCAGGCAACCTTCATTTTaccatacattttattttgcttagttatttctttattttattagttagttagttagttagttagttagttagttagttaattagttagttaattGGTTAGTTCTCAGATGCACATCATACTAAACGGTTATCATGTTGTCAGGACTGGAACATTACACATTTGTAGTGAAGCGCAAACGTTCAGCGGTAGAaacaatttttataaaaaacaattaggaacacaaaagtaaataaagacagaaaccaATGGATTTGTGCTTCTTAGCCAAGTTAGCTAAGTGTGAAAGTCACAAAACAAACTCACTACATAACAGCTGATGTTTATGTCGTAACGCGAACATTCTGACATCCCGAATAGTGTTGATCACAAATGAACATTGTGCAAGCGGCAGAATATTTTACCTGTAATAACGACGCAGACATTACAGCCGTCAGCAGCAGCGAGTGAACCGACTGTCACACGGCCCTTATTGTTGATATTCCTCCGCACCCGCATTCAGGTCATCCCCGCCTTCTTCGTGATTCAAACGCCTATCTGATTGGATAACTTTCCTATTAGCCAATCGTTGTTGAGAACGCGAGACCGGATTGTCCAATAGTAGCAGGGAAAGGTGGGGTTTGTCCGAATACGGGTGTGTATAGAAGGAGGCGTAGTAGAGGTCGTCCAACCGCAATGCATGATGGGACACTGAGTCTTGAAAATAGAGCACCGAAcccttttgtcttgtttttatcAAGACAAAATATCATCTTTTGAAATGTTTACCTGTTTCTTTAATagcacacacagagctgtgttGAATATAATTGCTGTTTAATtgattttgtacttttttccaTACCAGTGATAGTGCAGTCTGAGAGTCGCATGTTGATGACGCGTTACGCAGGGGGCGGAGCTGTAACGTTTGAACCAGACGCGCGACACGGAAGGATTTTTCctctaaaacaaaacagaaaatgtttaatagGTTTAAATAAATGCGTTTTTGTTCAACAACCTGATCATTAAACGCTTATTTCCGGTAAGAGAAATCGTTTTGAAGTGAAATAGGGCGAGATTCTCAAAATCATGAcgtaatttatttaatttagttcTATTCAGAGacccagcagtgtgtgtgtgtgtgtgtgtgtgtgtgtgtgtgtgtgtgtgtgtgtgtgtgtgtgtgtgtgtgtgtgtctgtgtgtctgtgtctgtctatctctctctgtctgtgtgtgagagtgtgtgtgtgagagtgtgtttgtgtatgtgagtgagtgtgcgtctgtgtgtgtgagagcgagtgtgtgtgtgtgtgtgtgtgttatgtgagtgagtgagtgtttgtttgtgtgtgtgagtgagtgtgcatgtctgtgtgagtgtgtgtgtctgtgtgtgtgagtgagtgtgcgtgcatgtctgagtgtgtgtgtctgtgagtgtgagagagagagtgtgtctgtgtgtgtatgtgagagtgagtgcatctgtgtatgtctgtctgtctgtgtgtgtgtgtgtgtgtgtgtatttgctcaGATTCCCAGAGTTGTGCATCAGTGATTTTCATGTCATGATGTCCTGGTACAGTGTTCATCTAAGGttaatctctgtgtgtgtgtgtgtgtgtgtgtgttttctccacCCTCACAGCTGCTCCATCATGCCTATCCGCGCTTACTGCACCATCTGCTCGGATTACTTTGACCACACCAGAGATGTAGCAGCGATACACTGTGGTCACACTTTCCACTACGTTTGGTAAGAGATCAGTGAGTGTGGAGGACTGAACCATTACATCATCAGGTCACTGTtaccatctatctgtctgttgtTCTTCTGTTCCAGTCTTCTTCAGTGGTTCCAGTCAGCTCCCACTAAGACCTGTCCCCAGTGCAggaagcaggtgtgtgtgtgtctgttttattcttatttcccCATTTGTTCAGAAGATTGAAGCGTTCTTATTGTTTCTCTGTGATTGTGGTGAAGAGTTCGGCAGTGAGAGATAACGCAGCCTGTTTGTGTGTCCGATCACCAGGTCAGCACCAGACACATCATCAACAAGCTTTTCTTCGACATAGCGCCGGAGGAAGAGGGATCTGCGGTCGACCCCGAGAGCTTACAGGTGAGAAGTTTGCTCACAGTCAG
Protein-coding regions in this window:
- the mon1a gene encoding vacuolar fusion protein MON1 homolog A, whose amino-acid sequence is MAADVHSKGVTWDTPNGSLAPVGYLPNSRSESPTPGLVEGTEPGASQERAMFVHTQSFEDLTADVELTGSRSAETEEVEEKEEEQQRGEDKEDGAEGGGEGEGEEEPKQEVQAVVREKEEDVTSETWRLHKKHVFVLSEAGKPIYTRYGSEEALSTTMGVLMALVSFVEASKNVILSIHADGFRVVFLRKSPLVLVCVSRTGQSDGELWRELHYVYYQILSLLTLPQLQRVFQQRQSFDLRRLLAGSERVTAGLLRLLETDAGLMLNATMSLPLCSTTRNIVCTSLQAASSKNLIFSVLLAGNRLVALIRKKEQHLHHTDLHLLSNLAASSSSFRQGEAWTPVCLPKFNASGFFHAHISYLEPASDLCLILVSTDREDFFNLSDCKQRFLERLKKRNAYQTLQEALISPTYPASQVGIPELWHFVYKSKSSGLYTSPELTVPYHTEEEQERLMELYRYLHSRLHHPTRPLRSIYRCTNTENLLAWSTSGFELYLCFSPLATKSLAMSAVTKLLKWIRKEEDRLFILNSLTY